In Leopardus geoffroyi isolate Oge1 chromosome D1, O.geoffroyi_Oge1_pat1.0, whole genome shotgun sequence, the genomic stretch TGAAGTGTTGTTTTATATCCTGTTGtatatttaagaataaacttttgtttaaaaaaaaaaaaaaaagcctgaggtCTTTCATACCTATTTAAGCATTTTTGTGTTAGTCCTTTCTAAGCGAAAGACAGCTGCAAAGTTAAACTTCCTGCCATAATAATATTTGGAGTTCAACATTTCATGGCAGGCAGGACAGTAAGTCCTgctgtgtatacatttttatacttGTTTCACCCTTGTATATTCTCTCTGGTCCTAGCTGAGCCCAAAGGGTGGGCTTTTCCAGTTGTCAGCATTTTACTCTCTATGGTTGCATTGGGTTGCTTTGGGGTATCAGCTCCTGGTGCTTACGCATCTGTTTCCTGCTGTCTGTTCCTCAGGGACACTATGTGGCGCATCTTTACTGGATCATTGCTAGTGGAGGAGAAGTCAAGTGCCCTTCTGCATGACCTTCGAGAGATTGAGGCCTGGATCTATCGATTGCTGCGCTCCCCAGTGCCTGTTTCTGGGCAGAAGCGAGTAGACATTGAAGTCCTACCCCAGGAGCTCCAACAAGCTCTGACCTTTGCTCTTCCAGACCCTTCTCGATTCACCCTAGTGGATTTCCCACTGCACCTTCCCTTGGAACTTCTGGGTGTGGATGCCTGTCTTCAGGTGCTAACCTGCATCCTGTTAGAGCACAAGGTGAGAGAGCCAGCTTTTTAGATCTTTAAGGACAGGGACTacatcttcttcatctttttgtcTCTAGGAGGTAACATGGTGCCAGGTATACGGCAGTACTCAGTAGATGTGGGTTGAATTAAGTGGGATGTGTTCAGAGGGTTTGCCACTCAGGTGAATTATCCTTAGCTAGACTGAACTAATTCTCTGGAAGTATCAGTAGTTCTAGTCTAATGAGTGGTCCTGGCATTGGGCGAACAAGAGCCAGAAAAGTAAGGCATGAGGCAGGGATAATTGTGGAAGCCATGCTCATGGAGCCCTACACATggtgaaatggaaattaaattgtAGCATTGGAAACTTTCCCCATAAACCTTATTTAGGCTGTTGGATGATCCTTATGGTATGGCTTGTGGCAGGTGGTGCTACAGTCCCGAGACTACAATGCCCTTTCCATGTCTGTGATGGCGTTTGTGGCGATGATCTACCCATTGGAGTATATGTTTCCTGTAATCCCACTGTTGCCCACCTGCATGGCATCGGCAGAACAGGTGAGTTTCAGGTGTTTTCTGGCTCTGTCACCTTTGTCTTCCAACTCTGGCCAGCTCTGAGGGAGAACGCCTGATGCCAAGAAGTTGTAAATCAGTACTGGTCTTCAATCCTTTACTCTAACTTCTTTGTCTGCAAAACATGACCTAACTTTGAACTGATTTGATGGCAAAACTTGTgttatttgtggtttttatttatcaGAGTAAATGTTAATCATTATAGGTTACTGGCCATGCTCCTGCAGGTGTTacataatatacagaatatacacTGTCGgctttctaaaatctgaaaaattatgAATACTAAAACACACCTAGCCTCAAGAGTTTTGGAAAAGAGATTATGGACCTGCATTTCCTCATCAAGAAAAATCCTCATGTGATAAGTGATCGaaatatgtttagtttttgtttcttaccctcttattttttttctacagctACTGTTGGCTCCAACTCCGTACATCATTGGGGTCCCTGCCAGCTTCTTCCTCTACAAACTGGACTTCAAAATGCCTGATGATGTATGGCTGGTGGATCTGGACAGCAATAGGGTAAGGTTCTTGGCTGAGATATTATAGAGTCCAGAATAGGATTGTGTTCTGTTTTTCTAGATTATTCCCAAGAAGGTCCTCAGTTGGTGGGTGATTTGTCTTGTGTGACTCAttgataccattttttttaatgcttagctTTTACTTTATTGGATAATAGGCCCTTGGTTAAGACCCAAACGAGTACAAGATTTAGTTTTGCCAGAATGAAGTGCTCCCCCGCATCTAGAAGCAGTAGGCAGTTGTGGTTGTGGGACCACTGCCTATGGTGtaggtcatctcatggttttcCTGGATATGGTTTCTAGTAAGACAGTGCCTTTCAGGCTTAAAATGTACAGTAATATTCTGTAGTGTGAATATACTCAAATTTCAGCAGGAAGCCCTTATATCTGTTTATagtaaaagtttagaaaatacaaataagtgtaaagaaataaataaaaaccaggggcatctgagtggctgtcgggtaagggtccaactcttgattttggctcaggtgatgatctcatggttcatgggtttgagccctgctttgggcttcaTGCTAAcattgtggagtctgcttggaatattctctctctctctttctctctctctctgactcttcccctcccacacgtgcacactcgctctctcaaaataaactttgaaaaaaaaaaaaaagaaaaaccatagtCCTATTGTCTGGACGTAGTCTCCAGTAACATTGAGGTATATTTCTTTtcaggtgtgtatgtatatcacaGCCGTGTATATGTGTGCCCCTAATACAcgtgtatatgtaatatatttgtaTGCATAATATACATGTtcacatatatgtgaaaatactGTGTATACAACTTCCACTTAACCCTTACGTAAGAGTAACTCCTGAGCGATTAATTCTAAGGTCgtgccttttgtcttttttctggtGCAGGTGATTGCCCCCACCAATGCAGAAGTGCTACCAATCCTGCCAGAACCGGAATCATTGGAGCTGAAAAAGCATCTGAAGCAGGTGAgtgaagaatgaagaggaagaggagcgGTAGCTACTCCCGGGTGGCTGCAGAGGCTGTAGCTGTTGTGAGAGCCCGTTTCCCTTCGGACCTCAGGTGGAATAGGTTTTCTTAGCCTCGGGTGGGCTTAAGAAGAGGTGTATCACATTTCTGGGTGGCAGGATGACTCTCAAAAAGGCTATTAGATATCTTCTAATTCATTGTATGCCTCCCACCCTCTAATACTTAGAAtgctatacatacatacatatatatatatataaaaaccttcattttctgtttcttgtcacGTGTACCATTCTTTGTGGCTTAGAGTGTTCTCTCAGTCCTGTAAGGAAAGAACTAGTTGTTTGGATAGTCTGGctccttttatattttcctcCTGAATTGACCTCTAGGTCCCTGAAGAATGCTTTCTTCAAAAATTCCTCTCTTTGAATAAtctcttaaatacattttttcattgcttttcttcctctcctgcaTGCTGAACACAGTACCTGAAGGTAAAATATGACAAGGCCCCATTCCTTTGCCCTGTTGTATGTGTTATGTAGGTCCACTAGTAGATAGCTCcgtatttatttttaggaatccCTTTGCCCTGTTGTATGTGTTATGTAGAACCACCAGTAGATAGCTCcgtatttatttttaggaatccTTGTTGTCATCTTCAGGGTCTTCAGGAATCTCTGTGTTGTCTTAGTTGCTAAGCAGTACCTCTGCTTGGTGTAAATGGGTCATTTTGTAGCATCCCTCTCATCATCCCTGCTGATGTAATATGGTGTCTTGTTACTGCAGAGTCTGTGAGGATTGCAAGTTGAGAaagttctctgtcttcctttgccGTGTTTTCATTCTTGATGGTTACTTTAGTATGACTAATGAGATGGAGAGATTGATATATAGAATGGTACTTTAAATGTTGGTAGGAGTTAAGATCCTTGGGCTCCTTAATCCTGTGTCCTTCCCCCCGCTACTtgaagtgtggtccatggaccagcagtGTTACTTTGCCTGCGGTTGTTAAAAGTGCAGAATCACCCCAGATATATTGAACCAGAAAAATCTGCACTTTTAACAACATTCCCGATGACTCCAATGCTCATGTATATTTAAGGAAGCCCTGCTGGtctagaccagtggttttcaaactgccCCATGGAGCCTCATAGGGGCTGATTTAGGCTGGTAACACTGAGCACGTGAGGTTCTGGGTTCCTTATGTCCTTCAGAGAAGCTTTACTTTTACGTGTCtcagttgtttatattttcatacagATTTCAACATGTTGttgaaaaagaacatttcatggctaaaataaatttgaaaattattgccCTGGACTTCAGATTTGATCAGGTTGCCTTGAACCAACCTGGCTTAAACTGCAAGGCTACATAATTCAGATCATCTTCTAAAGGTTAAAGTACGGTATTTGGATTCTGATTTCAAAGATTAAGGCTCTTTCCTAGGAGATGAGATTGGTCAGCTGCTCAGGAATCTGCCTTCTATAGGGGATTTCTTGTTGTTCCACAGGCCCTTGCCAGCATGAGTCTCAACACCCAGCCCATCCTCAATCTGGAGAAATTCCATGAAGGCCAAGAGATCCCCCTTCTCTTGGGAAGGCCCTCTAACGACTTGCAGTCCACACCTTCCACTGAATTCAACCCACTCATTTATGGCAATGATGTAGATTCTGTGGATGTCGCAACCAGGTACGACCAAGTCAACTAGACCATCACAGGTGCTTAGATTGGGTTCTGCTCTCTCATTACGTGTATTTGTCACCTTagtaaaagcaaagaagaatTAATTCATCGTACTTTCAGGCGTTTTAGGCCTTGAGTGAAGAAAGAGATTGATGATTCTTTAAGATCCCTTCCCCTTTGATGTTGGAAGCCTGTGAAATGATGACTTGGGGAGGTGGTCTGACACCTTGGATCATAGGAATCCTTCTAGCGCAGGGTGTGGGACTTGAATTATCTCACCATCCCCTTCTTCCCCAGAGTGGCCATGGTCCGCTTCTTCAACTCCCCCAACGTGCTGCAGGGTTTTCAGATGCACACACGTACCCTGCGCCTCTTCCCTCGGCCTGTGGTAGCTTTTCAAGCTGGCTCCTTTCTAGCCTCACGTCCCCGACAGACTCCTTTTGCTGAGAAGCTGGCCAGGACTCAGGCTGTGGAGTACTTTGGCGAATGGGTCCTTAACCCCACCAACTATGCCTTCCAGCGAATTCACAACAGTGAGtccacctgcccctgcctcttTGTCCTCCTGATGGctcttccctttgcttttcccttttctcatcttTGATCTGCCCCTTCCATTCCTATTTTGCTTTAGACGTTTCCCtacctttcttctttgttttgcttgttttttttcctccttgttgctaactctattctttttttctctgtgggtAGATATGTTTGATCCAGCCCTGATTGGTGACAAGCCAAAGTGGTATGCTCATCAGCTGCAGCCTATCCATTATCGAGTCTATGATAGCAATTCCCAGCTGGCGGAGGCACTGAGTGTGCCACCAGAGCGTGACTCTGACTCGGACCCTACTGATGACAGGTGAGCAGCAGCAAAACCGCTTTTTAAGGTCGAGAGGCTCTCGCTAGTCCTTATTGAGCACTATGGCAGAACCTCATAGGACTTAAACATTAGTGTTTGAAGCCTTGATGATATTTTGGTTGATTGTTTTGTGTTAGCTTCCTTATTTTATCTTGTTCCCTGACCTTAagagttttcctctttttttttttaagtttttaattttaattccaatatagttagcatacagtgttatgttagtttcaggtgtacaatacggTGATCCAGCAATTCTCACATTAGCCAGTGCTCATCATCATAAGTGTAGTCTTTAatcccatcacttatttcattcgtccccccatccacctcccctccagtagcCAAGTGTGCTCtatattgttaagagtctctttcttggtttgtctctctcttttttcttttgttcgattactttgtttcttgaattccacatataagtgaaatcatatggtatttgtctttctctgcttagcaaaatacactctagctccatccatgttgttgcaaatggcaagatttcattcttttttatgactgaataatagtccagggtgtgtgtgtgtgtgtgtgtgtgtgtgtgtgtgtgtgtgtgtatgtgtgtgtatgagaatgctccccttttttttttcctaatgctgATTGCTGGTACTTTTCCTGccccttcattctgttttatttttatttttatttttgtgctcTTCACTCTGTAGTGGCAGTGATAGCATGGATTATGATGACTCAAGCTCTTCTTACTCCTCCCTTGGTGACTTTGTCAGTGAAATGATGAAATGTGACATCAATGGTGATACCCCTAGTAAGTGTACTTGAGGAGATGGGCCAGCTCTGGGAGGGGTTGGAGGCTCTGGGATGGTGTGGTCTGTACCTGCCACCTTGGGTTTTGGCAGATGTGGATCCATTGACGCATGCAGCCCTGGGGGATGCCAGTGAGGTGGAGATTGCTGAGCTGCAGAACCAGAAGGAATCAGAGGAACCTGGCCCAGACAGCGAGAACCCTCAGGAAAACCCCCCGCTGCGCTCCAGCTCCAGCACCACCGCCAGCAGTAGCCCCAGCACCGTCGTCCATGGAGCTAATTCTGTACGTGAAGACTTGGAAGGGCGGATAAGTGAGAACTGTTACTTATGTGGGTCACACCTCCATTAGGAAGGCGAGGCTGAAGCTGTTAATTTGCCTCTTCATAGtcttcctgttttcctctctATACATCCCATAGCTTAGAGCCTAAGAGACGTAGTTTTGACTCCAGAAGGAACTCGTCGGGCTTTGTTCAGGGCTTAGCTAAGGTCCCCTTTGCATGGTTtgtggggacagagagcaggagtgTCATAGAGATCTTTTCTCACACATTCCCTTAGGATAGGAGATGGGAATCTAATAGACCTGGCTTGGCCTTGCCAAACTGAGGTAGGTAGGTATCACTGGGCACCAGGTgaccagtttttatttaatatggcCTTTAGGAACCTGCTGACTCAACGGAGGTGGACGATAAGGCAGCAGTAGGCGTTTCCAAGCCCCTCCCTACCACGCCTCCCAGCATTGGCAAATCGACCGCGGACAGGCGTCAGACAGAAATTGGAGAGGGGTCAGTGCGCCGGCGAACCTATGACAATCCATACTTCGAGCCCCAATATGGCTTTCCCCCTGAGGAAGATGATGATGAGCAGGGGGAAAGTTACACTCCCCGATTCAGCCAACATGTCAATGGCAATCGGTGAGAGCCTGGGGATTCCTTCTAGGTGGGTGACTGAAGGACCTCACCACAGAGGACCCCGGGTGAGGGTTAATCAGAAAGAGAAGTCTGAATGTTCTTGTGACCCGCCATCCCATGGTGGTGCCTTGATCTAGGCATATAGAAATTGTGGGAAGGGAGCGGTGACTGCAGTGTAGCATAGGGCCCACACTTCCAAGAGTAGGTACCCCTGCCTGGGGCTCATAGGTGCCACTGTGCATTCAAGGGCTCAAAAGCTGCTGCGGCCCAACAGCTTGAAACTGGCAAGCGACTCAGACGCAGAATCAGACTCTCGAGCGAGCTCTCCCACCTCCACCGTCTCCAACAACAGCACCGAGGGCTTCGGGGGCATCATGTCTTTTGCCAGTAAGTGCCTTCTGCTCTCATGCCTCTGTCCCGTTTTCTATGCAGTGGGGCCTGACTATGGTGGATGCTGCTTAGAACTTCAGAGGTAGAACTGGGTTGGCATTATCAAGCCCCAGTTCAGGTTGTTGCGGTGATAGTGAATAAGGTATTTCCAAGGGAAGTCAataaaggacagagacagagtagtCACTATCTTTATACCCAGAGATTTCAGTCTGTTTTGGGTAAGACAGCTGGTCAACTGAAAGATAgtcattatattaaaaatcatacacTTGTATGTATATCTTGTGGAAATATTCTGGTCATATTTGATTTGGGTACATATCTAATACCTTTTTTGCGTGGTGAAGGACTTTTTCATGAACATGCTTTGAAATCTATATGAGGTGACTTTTGTGCCTAGAGAATATTTCCAGAAATGAGGGGTGGTATCAGTTAAAGGTTGAGGACAGCCCAGGGGCCAGAGAAAGCCAACATTGGGTATAATTATGATTGTGAGTTTTTCTCAGAAGCCAGACAGGGACAGCACCAACTTTTGACCAAAAGTGCATTAACTGTATGGCTTTCATGCTGAGTTAGCAGTTGATGGGACATTTGTCCGTCCCCATGGGAGGTAGTCAGAGAAAGTTCTTACTGGGTTTTGAGCTATCCTGACAGTGGCCCCCATGTTTGCCCTGAATTAGACTTGGTCCTCTCTAAGGTAGATCAGAGGTACTGGGATTATgtttgaaaaggagaaagatggAGATGATGATATACTTATGCTCCTAACTCCTCGCTCTCACACCCTCCCCTTGATAGGCAGCCTATATCGGAACCACAGTACAAGCTTCAGCCTTTCAAACCTCACGCTACCCACCAAAGGTGCCCGAGAGAAGACCACACCCTTCCCCAGTCTGAAAGGTAACTACAGCCCTCCTTCTGCCTTACCAGGATTCTCCAGAAGATATTTCAGGCCTACGGGTGCTTGTCAGGAGCCCTGCGTATGACGAATCATTTGATCTGGCTGTTGCCCCTCATACCGCTTCTCATGGCTTTCATTGCACATTATGGGCTCTACTCGTTTTCAGATGGAAAGTGTCTTTGTAGCTGAAGAGACGGCCCTGTCGTATCATTTAGGATAATAGCAACTGAGATCACCGCTGCTTCTTAGGGGGAGCTTTGTCAGGTGTACATAATTAACACAGGGATCGTCAGCTGCTGCCAGTGATCTGCCAGGTTCCTGCTGCATGAATATAGGACAAGCTTCATCCCGATTAGCTGGCCCACTGAGGGATGCTCATAGAGAGCCTGGCAGTGTTACAGCGTCAGGAAGCCTCTTTGGCTTCCTGTCAACGTAGGGCCTGTGGGTGGGCCAGGTAGTATCGGTTGGCTTCTCCGGGCATTTAAGAccttatttgattttcatttgtgatCGCTGAGAGTTTGAAGAGCTCTTCTGCATTTACtctgacttttgtttgttttctctagaTGTTGTGCTGAACTATTTAATTACACTAGAAAGCATAGTGAGAAGCAGCTCCATATATTTTTCACCTGACTTCTCTTCCCAGTGATTAAAAATCCCAGGAATCTAAGGAGTGTTCTTTGGTGGGGCTGGAAACATAGGATagatgggcagagggacagaatAGCTAGTGGCGTAGGGGATTAACTAGCACTGTGGCGTAAATCTGCACCTGACTCTGTAGGTTAGGGGTAGAAAAGTGTTAGCGTCACCGGCTTTCATTTGATACAGTTGGGGAGGGGAGCAATTGAAGTGCTTTCACTGCATGCTCATGCTTCATTTGTGCACTTCCCACTCCCATCCACCTCCCATCCTCACACGCCAACCCCACGTCCCATGACAGCATCTGCAAGatgggtctcctctctctgcataCCAGCAAGCCCTGTGGACCCTGTGCTAGATGTTTCATGAAAACCAGCGGTCCTTCTTTCATGCATGTGCCTGTTTAGTACCCGAAGGTCCCTTGTGTCATGTACCCTGCCCCTGGCTCTGAGAGGCCATAGTCTTAAGAATGGTCTTTCCTAGAGCCTTGGTTGATTCCTGATCTCTTGGCTTCCAGCTCTGAGGTGCCTGAGAACTAAGGTTATGTGCACTAAGCTTTGGGAGAATCCTCAGACTATCTGACTTACAGCTCCATCGAGGGATATAGGGGTTGTGGTATCATGGTGCACCTACTAATTGTGTATTTTGTGTCCCAGTATTTGGGCTAAATACTCTAATGGAGATTGTTACTGAAGCCGGCCCCGGGAGTGGTGAAGGTGGGTCTTGCCCGTGAGCTGTGCATGATCTTTTTTTCCTAGCATCTTCTGTGCCTGCCTGAGGGCCATCCTCCTCATGGAGCAAGCGGTACCACATGGGTGACCTGCCTTGCCCTGTCCCCCGTGACGCCCGTGCTTGCCCGTGGGGCATGCTGCTGGTGCATGTGGAGTGGCCTGAGTCTCCATCCCCACTTCCTCCACATTGCCATGGCTGGTTTCTACCTATGTGTGATGCCCTGGGGTCACCCTCACCCGGCCCTTCTGGGGAACGGGTGTGGAACGTGGCTTCCCAGGGCTGTGCTGACAAGGCTGCTGGACTACAGTAGTGATGTCTCTCATTCCTACCTTCCTGGCTATAGGAAACAGGAGGGCCTTAGTGGACCAGAAGTCATCTGTTATTAAACACAGCCCAACAGTGAAAAGAGAGCCTCCATCACCTCAGGGTCGATCCAGCAATTCTAGGTAATCCATGGCTAAGCTATTACAAAAGATCTCTGATAGAGGTAGCGATTCCTGTACCACACTGTAGGGAGGCTCAGGAGTGGGAGAGAACCTGTCAGTTGGGTGGATGAAATCAATTCTTGGGAGCCCTGCGCATTCTGACTTCCCATGCAACAGTAGTAGCTCACCCTGGTGAGAAGAATGAAACAGCAGTGGTGGGTATGTGGGCACACCAGGCGATCTGGAgcggtggggggtgcaggggactTGCACCCCTGGAGGCTTGGCTTTGCGTTTTGCCCCTGGAGGCAAACATCTAGTCTGGTGAAAGAGGCGGGGTGCTCTGCAAAGAAGCCGATGACCACAGAAGCTGTGTGTGGACCCCGTAGTGAGAACCAGCAGTTCCTGAAGGAGGTGGTGCACAGTGTGCTGGACGGCCAGGGCGTTGGCTGGCTCAACATGAAAAAGGTGCGCCGGCTGCTGGAGAGTGAGCAGCTGCGCGTCTTTGTCCTGAGCAAGCTGAACCGCACAGTGCAGTCGGAGGACGACGCCCGGCAAGATGTCATCCCTGATGTGGTCAGTGTCTGGGGTGAGGAGCTGGAATCAACTGCCGGAGGGACCTGGACCCCGAAGGCAATTTTGCCCACTCCAGCCCCTGGGTTATTGTTGCAGGAGGTCAGTCGAAAGGTGTACAAGGGGATGCTAGACCTGCTCAAGTGCACGGTGCTCAGCCTGGAGCAGTCCTATGCCCACGCGGGCCTGGGAGGCATGGCCAGCACCTTTGGGCTTCTGGAGATTGCCCAGACCCACTACTACAGTAAAGGTAGGGATCGCACCAGCTGGGTGGGCGCTGTCCACAACTCTTCCACTCATCTCCAAAGAAGGCTTGTTCCTTCACAGGTTTCCCAGTGCCAGGCTGTTTCCCCTCAGGCTTCggggtttcc encodes the following:
- the MADD gene encoding MAP kinase-activating death domain protein isoform X41, with protein sequence MVQKKKFCPRLLDYLVIVGARHPSSDSVAQTPELLRRYPLEDHAEFPLPPDVVFFCQPEGCLSVRQRRMSLRDDTSFVFTLTDKDTGVTRYGICVNFYRSFQKRMPKEKGEGGGGSRGKEGPRATCASEEVGTESSESGLSLQPPNADSAPEVNQSPRGKPRAKAGSRSRNSTLTSLCVLSHYPFFSTFRECLYTLKRLVDCCSERLLGKKLGIPRGIQRDTMWRIFTGSLLVEEKSSALLHDLREIEAWIYRLLRSPVPVSGQKRVDIEVLPQELQQALTFALPDPSRFTLVDFPLHLPLELLGVDACLQVLTCILLEHKVVLQSRDYNALSMSVMAFVAMIYPLEYMFPVIPLLPTCMASAEQLLLAPTPYIIGVPASFFLYKLDFKMPDDVWLVDLDSNRVIAPTNAEVLPILPEPESLELKKHLKQALASMSLNTQPILNLEKFHEGQEIPLLLGRPSNDLQSTPSTEFNPLIYGNDVDSVDVATRVAMVRFFNSPNVLQGFQMHTRTLRLFPRPVVAFQAGSFLASRPRQTPFAEKLARTQAVEYFGEWVLNPTNYAFQRIHNNMFDPALIGDKPKWYAHQLQPIHYRVYDSNSQLAEALSVPPERDSDSDPTDDSGSDSMDYDDSSSSYSSLGDFVSEMMKCDINGDTPNVDPLTHAALGDASEVEIAELQNQKESEEPGPDSENPQENPPLRSSSSTTASSSPSTVVHGANSEPADSTEVDDKAAVGVSKPLPTTPPSIGKSTADRRQTEIGEGAQKLLRPNSLKLASDSDAESDSRASSPTSTVSNNSTEGFGGIMSFASSLYRNHSTSFSLSNLTLPTKGAREKTTPFPSLKVFGLNTLMEIVTEAGPGSGEGNRRALVDQKSSVIKHSPTVKREPPSPQGRSSNSSENQQFLKEVVHSVLDGQGVGWLNMKKVRRLLESEQLRVFVLSKLNRTVQSEDDARQDVIPDVEVSRKVYKGMLDLLKCTVLSLEQSYAHAGLGGMASTFGLLEIAQTHYYSKEPDKRKRSPTESVNTPVGKDPGLAGRGDPKAMTQLRVPQLGPRAPSAAGKGPKELDTRSLKEENFVASIGPEVIKPVFDLGETEEKKSQISADSGVSLTSGSQRTDPDSVIGVSPAVMIRSSSQDSEVSTVVSNSSGETLGADSDLSSNAGDGAGGEGSAHLASSRGTLSDSEIETNSATSTIFGKAHSLKPSVKEKLVGSPVRSSEDVSQRVYLYEGLLGKERSTLWDQMQFWEDAFLDAVMLEREGMGMDQGPQEMIDRYLSLGEHDRKRLEDDEDRLLATLLHNLISYMLLMKVNKNDIRKKVRRLMGKSHIGLVYSQQINEVLDQLANLNGRDLSIRSSGSRHMKKQTFVVHAGTDTNGDIFFMEVCDDCVVLRSNIGTVYERWWYEKLINMTYCPKTKVLCLWRRNGSETQLNKFYTKKCRELYYCVKDSMERAAARQQSIKPGPELGGEFPVQDMKTGEGGLLQVTLEGINLKFMHNQVFIELNHIKKCNTVRGVFVLEEFVPEIKEVVSHKYKTPMAHEICYSVLCLFSYVAAVRSSEEDLRTPPRPVSS
- the MADD gene encoding MAP kinase-activating death domain protein isoform X47, with the translated sequence MVQKKKFCPRLLDYLVIVGARHPSSDSVAQTPELLRRYPLEDHAEFPLPPDVVFFCQPEGCLSVRQRRMSLRDDTSFVFTLTDKDTGVTRYGICVNFYRSFQKRMPKEKGEGGGGSRGKEGPRATCASEEVGTESSESGLSLQPPNADSAPEVNQSPRGKPRAKAGSRSRNSTLTSLCVLSHYPFFSTFRECLYTLKRLVDCCSERLLGKKLGIPRGIQRDTMWRIFTGSLLVEEKSSALLHDLREIEAWIYRLLRSPVPVSGQKRVDIEVLPQELQQALTFALPDPSRFTLVDFPLHLPLELLGVDACLQVLTCILLEHKVVLQSRDYNALSMSVMAFVAMIYPLEYMFPVIPLLPTCMASAEQLLLAPTPYIIGVPASFFLYKLDFKMPDDVWLVDLDSNRVIAPTNAEVLPILPEPESLELKKHLKQALASMSLNTQPILNLEKFHEGQEIPLLLGRPSNDLQSTPSTEFNPLIYGNDVDSVDVATRVAMVRFFNSPNVLQGFQMHTRTLRLFPRPVVAFQAGSFLASRPRQTPFAEKLARTQAVEYFGEWVLNPTNYAFQRIHNNMFDPALIGDKPKWYAHQLQPIHYRVYDSNSQLAEALSVPPERDSDSDPTDDSGSDSMDYDDSSSSYSSLGDFVSEMMKCDINGDTPNVDPLTHAALGDASEVEIAELQNQKESEEPGPDSENPQENPPLRSSSSTTASSSPSTVVHGANSEPADSTEVDDKAAVGVSKPLPTTPPSIGKSTADRRQTEIGEGAQKLLRPNSLKLASDSDAESDSRASSPTSTVSNNSTEGFGGIMSFASSLYRNHSTSFSLSNLTLPTKGAREKTTPFPSLKVFGLNTLMEIVTEAGPGSGEGNRRALVDQKSSVIKHSPTVKREPPSPQGRSSNSSENQQFLKEVVHSVLDGQGVGWLNMKKVRRLLESEQLRVFVLSKLNRTVQSEDDARQDVIPDVEVSRKVYKGMLDLLKCTVLSLEQSYAHAGLGGMASTFGLLEIAQTHYYSKEPDKRKRSPTESVNTPVGKDPGLAGRGDPKAMTQLRVPQLGPRAPSAAGKGPKELDTRSLKEENFVASIELWNKHQEVKKQKALEKQRPEVIKPVFDLGETEEKKSQISADSGVSLTSGSQRTDPDSVIGVSPAVMIRSSSQDSEVSTVSNSSGETLGADSDLSSNAGDGAGGEGSAHLASSRGTLSDSEIETNSATSTIFGKAHSLKPSVKEKLVGSPVRSSEDVSQRVYLYEGLLGRDKGSMWDQLEDAAMETFSISKERSTLWDQMQFWEDAFLDAVMLEREGMGMDQGPQEMIDRYLSLGEHDRKRLEDDEDRLLATLLHNLISYMLLMKVNKNDIRKKVRRLMGKSHIGLVYSQQINEVLDQLANLNGRDLSIRSSGSRHMKKQTFVVHAGTDTNGDIFFMEVCDDCVVLRSNIGTVYERWWYEKLINMTYCPKTKVLCLWRRNGSETQLNKFYTKKCRELYYCVKDSMERAAARQQSIKPGPELGGEFPVQDMKTGEGGLLQVTLEGINLKFMHNQFLKLKKW